A stretch of DNA from Endozoicomonas sp. 8E:
AGCTGGCCAGACAGTGTGGTCATGCCCTGGGGCTGATCCTTGATGTAAAGCCGACCGGCGGCTGCTGCGACGGCAACAACCTCGCCTCAGCCGGAATTCCTAATATTGATACCCTGGGTGTTCAAGGTGGGCATATCCACAGTGAACAGGAGTACCTGAAAATCAGCAGTCTGGTGCCCAGAGCCAAATTGAGTACAGCTCTTCTGCTTACATTGGCTCGCAATGAGGCTCTGGGCACTGGAAACGCCTGGTTGAAGAACAAAGAGGCCCGGTCATGAAATTCGTCAGACCTGTTGATTATCAAGACCTCAGTGCTCTGGAAACACTGGCCAGCAGCGCCAGAGGCTCAATGACCACCCTGCCTGCAAACCGTGATCATCTGGCAGAATTGATCTGCAAAACCCGGGACTCCCTCAGTCAGGACATTGAAGGTGCCGGAGAAGAAAGCTACCACTTTGTGCTGGAAGATCAGGAAACGGGTGAAATTCTTGGCATATCTGGCATTATCGCCACGATAGGTCTTTCGGCGCCTTTCTATAACTTTCGTGTCGACGAAGAAGTTCATGCCTCCGAGACACTGCAAACCATCAACCGGATGACGGTTTTAAAGCTCTGTCAGGACTACACAGGTTACACCAGCCTTTGCACTCTTTTTATCTCTCAAGAACACGACAGCTGGTCTAACCTTCAGTTGTTGAGCCGTGCCAGGCTGCTGTTCATAGCCGAACACAGAGACCGTTTTGCTGACCGTGTTCTGGCAGAAATTCAGGGCGTTGTTGATGAAAACAACCACTCAGCGTTCTGGAACAGTCTGGGCACTCACTTTTTCCCAATGGCGATGTCTAAAGCCAATTATCTGACCGGCCTCGAGGAAAAGAACTTTATTGCTGACCTGATGCCTCGTTATCCGATTTACGCACGCTTGCTCCCGAAGCAGGCAAGAGCAGTCATTGGTGAACCCAGACCTGATCGGGAGCCGGTGTTTAACATTCTAGAACGGGAGGGTTTCAGCTATCAGGGGTATGTGGATATTTTTGATGCTGGCCCCACTCTGGAAGCAGGAACCGACCGGCTGACCACTTTGCGTGACAGCCAGACCCATCAACCTGATGTATCCACAACATCGGCTGAGCGAGAAACAGTTGATGCACAAAACAACGACTATCTTGTTGCCAATACATCGGCCCGGTCTTTTCGATGCATCAGCACGGCTTTCAACCCTCAAGCCCCCACCCTGACACAGAAACAAACGGATCTGCTGCAACTGAGTGACGGAGACCCCGTCAGAGTGGCAGTTAGCTATTAAAAGACCTTAGACTTATAAAGTTAGAGGAAACAGGCAATGACAGAAGCCAAAACAAACACGATCAAAACCCTTCTGGAAGCCATGTGGCAGAATTATCTGGAACTGACCCCTGACGCCCGAACAATCCATAACCTCTTTGCTGCTCAAAATGATGGCGTGGTGATCAATGATCACATTGCACTGCGCACGTATAATCTGGAAAGGGTCAGTCTCGAAAAAGTAGCCCGCGCCTTTCTCGATGCAGGCTATGTTGCCGGCGGCGACTATGAGTTTCCTGGCAGAAAACTGGTAGCCAAACACTTCCAGCATCCAGACGACACCCTGCCAAAAGTATTTATCAGTGAGCTGCTGGTTGAAGCGCTGTCCATTGAGGCTCAGCAAGTTATCCACAGCCTGGTCAACCAGGTCACTGAAGCGTCTGTTCTTCAGGATAATTTCTGTTTTTCAGGACGTCCCTGGACGGTCAGTCAGCAAGACTATGACCTGCTATTACAGGAAAGTGAATACGCTGCCTGGGTAGCAGCCCTCGGATACCGTCCCAACCACTTCACTGTTTCCATCAATCACCTGCAATCCCATGATGACATCCATGTTCTGAACCAGATGCTGCAGGACAATGGTTTCATACTGAATGAAAGCGGCGGTCTGGTGAAAGGCTCTCCCGAGGTGCTTCTGGAGCAGTCATCCACCATGGCCGGTAAAGTTAACGTCAGCTTCTCCGATGGTGACCGGGAAATCCCCGGCTGCTTCTATGAGTTTGCCAAGCGCTACCCTCTGCCCGATGGCAAACTCTATCAAGGGTTTGTAGCCGCTTCTGCTGACAAAATTTTTGAAAGCACTGATACCAGGTCAACCCAATAATCTGATGTTGTTCAGTCAGTGAAGAAGACAACTGAGACAGTGCGATTTTTTTCTCAGGCTGCTCTGTTCAACTCAAGATAATCAAAAAAACAACTATTCAGTGACGTTTTCTTATGATGATAATCAGACCCATCACCGAACAGGATCACGACGCTCTCTGGCAGATTGCCCAGATAACCGGCGTGGGATTCTCTTCCCTGCAACCTGATCCAGAAATGGTGCAGAAAAAGCTCGAATGGACAGTCAACTCCTTCAGGGCTGAAAAACCTCTGGAAGAAGCTTACTACCTGTTCGTCATGGAAGACACGGAAACGGGAAAGGTCGTTGGTGTCTGCGGCATTGAGTCCGCAGTGGGCCTTAAAGATCCCTGGTACAACTATAAGGTCAACACTCAGGTACATGCCTCCAGAGAACTGGATGTCTATACCCGCATCAAGACCCTGACGCTTTGCAGTGACCACACCGGTCATTCAGAACTCTGCACTCTGTTCCTGACACCGGAATACCGCAAATCCAGCAATGGACACCTGTTGTCCAAATGCCGCTTTCTTTTCATGGCCGCTCATGAGCCTCGCTTTGATGAAAGCGTCATTGCTGAACTCCGTGGTTTCTCCGATGAAGAGGGCGAATCGCCTTTCTGGGAAGCTCTGGGCAGACAATTCTTTGCCGTGGATTTTGTCGAGGCTGATCGGCAGGTCGCCCGTGGTAAATCCTTCATCGCCGAGTTGATGCCACGCAACCCCATCTATAGCAACCTGTTACCCGCAAAAGCCCAGAGTGTCATTGGCCAGACTCATGAGGATACCGTACCGGCGAGAAAACTACTGGAGGGCGAAGGGTTCCGATACACCGGCTATATCGACATTTTTGATGGCGGCCCAGTGCTGGAAACTCAGGTTAAAGACATCCGGGCGATCAGGGATTCCCGCCGCTACCGGGTCAAGGTCCATGACCATCTGGATACCGATGAAACGGTCTGGCTGATGGCCAACAGTCACTTCCGTGAATTCCGCTGCATGGCTGGACAACTGTCGTTTGAAGGACTGGAGTTCGTCAACATCAGCCAGAAACAGGCCCAGGCACTGAATGTACAGGACGGCGATGAACTCAGAGTCGTGCCACTTTTCAACCCACAACGAAGTCATCGCTAAGAAGCAGTCATCGATAAACAGCCCTTGGCTCATTACGGGAGTTACATTATGAAAGGTTCTCTATTTATAAAAGCACAATGGCTTCAGGGTGAGGGTCAAACATTTCATTCCCTGAATCCAGCCAGTGGAGAAATCGTCTGGAGTGGTTCTGCTGCTCAACCCTCCCAAGTTGATCAGGCTATTTCAGCAGCCCGAAAAGCCCAGCCGGAATGGGCTGCACGCACTCTGGAAGACCGCATTAAACTGGTGCGCAAGTTTGCCGGGCAGGTTGAAGAAAATGCTGACTTGCTGGCCAGGACCATTGCCATGGAGACGGGTAAACCCCTCTGGGAATCCAGAACCGAAGCTGCGGCCATGAAAGGCAAGATTGAAATTTCTATCAAAGCCTATAACGAGCGCACCGGAACGACAGAAAACGCCATGCCGGGAGCTCGCGCTTTTATACGACACAAGCCTCATGGTGTCGTCGCGGTTTTTGGCCCCTACAATTTTCCAGGACACTTACCCAATGGGCACATTGTTCCGGCCTTGCTGGCGGGCAATACGATTGTCTTCAAACCCAGCGAACTGACCCCGGCCACTGCGGAAGAAACCATCAAACTCTGGCAGCAGGCCGGTCTGCCGGAAGGCGTGTTGAACATGGTTCAGGGCGAGAAAGAAACGGGTATGGCTCTGGCCGGGCACAAAGGCATTGACGGTCTGTTCTTCACCGGCAGTTCCAATACCGGAAGACTGATCCACCAGCAGTTTGGTGGCCAGCCAGGCAAGATTCTGGCTCTTGAGATGGGTGGCAATAATCCATTAATTATTACTGAAGTTAAAGACCACAAAGCAGCGATACACGACGCTATTCAGTCAGCATTTATTACTGCCGGTCAGCGCTGCACCTGCTCCAGGCGCTTGTTCGTTCCTGCCTCAGAATGGGGTAATAATTTTATTGATCAGCTGGTTGAAGCCGCTGGCAACATCAAAGTGGGTCAATGGAATGATGAAGATCAACCCTTCATGGGAGCCGTTATTTCAGAAGCCGCGGCGGACGGTATTCTTCAAGCTCAGACAAGCCTGCAGCAGCTGGGTGGTCAATCACTGCTGACGAGCCAAAAATTGAAGAAAGGCACCGGTTTACTGTCACCCGGCATTATTGATGTTACCGCCATTAAAGAGCTGCCTGATGAAGAATACTTTGGCCCTCTGTTGCAGGTAATTCGTTATAACCAGCTCGACGAAGCCATTGAACAGGCCAATAACACCCGCTATGGACTCTCCGCAGGCATTTTCAGTGACAGTCGTCAAGACTATGAACAGTTCCTGCACCGCTCCCGAGCCGGAATCGTCAACTGGAACAAGCCCATTACCGGAGCCAGCAGTGCTGCGCCATTTGGTGGTATTGGTGACAGTGGTAACCACCGCCCCAGTGCCTACTTTGCTGCTGATTACTGCGCTTACCCTATAGCCAGTGTGGAAGCTGAGAGCCTGTCACTCCCGGAAAAACTGGCACCGGGTTTGAAGCTTTAATAACGCTGGCTCCGAGATCAGGATAGAAGAAATATGAATAAAACTGTTGAAGCCAATTTTGACGGCCTGGTAGGTCCAACCCATAACTATGCTGGCCTGTCTCTGGGCAATATCGCCTCAACCCATCACCAGTCAGCGCCTTCCAATCCCAAACAGGCTGCGTTGCAGGGTCTGGCGAAAATGAAGGCATTGCACGACATGGGTTTAGTACAGGGAGTACTGGCACCCCAGGAAAGACCTGACGTTTATACCCTGCGCAAGCTTGGTTTTAGCGGCAGTGATGAACAGGTGCTTGCCGAAGCCTCACGACAGGCGCCCACAATTCTTGCCGCATGCAGTTCTGCATCCACCATGTGGACCGCTAATGCCGCTACCGTATCACCCAGCGCCGATACAACCTCTGGTACTGTGCACTTTACACCCGCAAACCTGTGCAACAAGTTTCACCGTTCCATTGAGCATGAGATAACAGGCAGAATTCTAAAAGCCGTTTTCTCCAGCGAGGAACATTTCACCCATCATCCTGCCCTTTTCAGTACCTCTCACTTCGGCGATGAGGGGGCAGCCAACCATACCCGTTTCTGTCAGAACTATGGAGACGAAGGGGTAGAATTCTTTGTTTATGGCCGTTACAGCTTTGATGACGCCCGGCCAGCTCCAACAAAGTTTCCGGCTCGACAGACTCTGGAAGCCTCACAGGCTGTTGCCCGCAACCATCAACTGAATACCCGTCGTACTGTATTTGCACAGCAAAACCCCGAAGTCATTGATCAGGGGGTTTTCCATAATGATGTTATTGCTGTGGGGAATCGCAACGTCCTGTTCTGTCACGAGAAAGCTTTCCTGAACCAGGCTCAGGTCTATAACGACCTGAAAAATGCCTATGGCCGGGATGACTTCTGCATTATCGAAGTGCCTGAAAGTCAGATCAGAGTGGAAACGGCGGTGAAAAGTTACCTGTTCAACAGCCAGCTGCTCAGCACTTCCGACCGTGATATGACGATTGTTGTTCCCTCCGATTGCCAGAGCGATCGACAGGTCGCAACCTATCTGGAAGGGCTGGTTGCGTCCGATAATCCCATCAATGACATCAAAGTGTTCGACCTGCGTCAAAGTATGAATAATGGCGGTGGACCTGCCTGCTTGCGCCTGAGAGTTGTGCTGACCTCTGAAGAACTGGCTGCCACCAACCAGGCCTGCCTGATAAACGACACTCTTTACACAACACTCTGCCACTGGGTAGAAAAGCATTACCGCGACAGGCTCACTGAAGCCGATCTTGCCGATCCTGAACTTCTGATTGAGTCCCGCACAGCACTGGACGAGTTAACCGGCCTTCTGAAACTGGGGTCTATTTATCAGTTCCAACAGGTGTAGAGGCCCGGAGCTGATTTTATCTCCGCAAGTGATAGAATCAGCTCATCCAGTTCATGGGAGAAAACAATGAGAACAATGTCGCTTGCCATGGTGGCGCTTATTTCCATAGTCCTTACAGGTTGCGTGAGCCTGACGGCTCCTCAGGAAAATCCTCAGGTCGCCCCCCTGTCGATTACTTCTTCGCCCCTGCATCGATTCTCTTTAGCCGATTTTGATGGTCTGATGTTCGAACCCATTATCCCCGAAGAAGCGGACCCGATGTTCCCCAGCCGCGAGAGTGCTTATCAAACAATAGAATTCGAGATAGCCAAACAGCTGTCAGCGAAAATGACTATCGATCCTGAACAGATCCCTCAGAATTCATTGATTGTTCGCTATGGCATTGCCTCTGATTCCATCGTCTCCGACGCAGAACTGATTCAATTCTTTGGCACAACGCCGGGACTGGTCACTGAGCCGGGTCAGGAAAAACTGACCATAGCCATTGCCCTGATTCGGGCCAATACCGGCGACGCCCTGTGGAAAGGGGTTGCCCAGGGCACGATTGTTCCCGGACTGAGCAATGAAACACGACTGGCCAGAGCCGAAGCGGCCATAGCCAGAATGCTGGGCAA
This window harbors:
- a CDS encoding DUF4136 domain-containing protein — protein: MRTMSLAMVALISIVLTGCVSLTAPQENPQVAPLSITSSPLHRFSLADFDGLMFEPIIPEEADPMFPSRESAYQTIEFEIAKQLSAKMTIDPEQIPQNSLIVRYGIASDSIVSDAELIQFFGTTPGLVTEPGQEKLTIAIALIRANTGDALWKGVAQGTIVPGLSNETRLARAEAAIARMLGNLK
- the astB gene encoding N-succinylarginine dihydrolase, with the translated sequence MNKTVEANFDGLVGPTHNYAGLSLGNIASTHHQSAPSNPKQAALQGLAKMKALHDMGLVQGVLAPQERPDVYTLRKLGFSGSDEQVLAEASRQAPTILAACSSASTMWTANAATVSPSADTTSGTVHFTPANLCNKFHRSIEHEITGRILKAVFSSEEHFTHHPALFSTSHFGDEGAANHTRFCQNYGDEGVEFFVYGRYSFDDARPAPTKFPARQTLEASQAVARNHQLNTRRTVFAQQNPEVIDQGVFHNDVIAVGNRNVLFCHEKAFLNQAQVYNDLKNAYGRDDFCIIEVPESQIRVETAVKSYLFNSQLLSTSDRDMTIVVPSDCQSDRQVATYLEGLVASDNPINDIKVFDLRQSMNNGGGPACLRLRVVLTSEELAATNQACLINDTLYTTLCHWVEKHYRDRLTEADLADPELLIESRTALDELTGLLKLGSIYQFQQV
- the astD gene encoding succinylglutamate-semialdehyde dehydrogenase, with amino-acid sequence MKGSLFIKAQWLQGEGQTFHSLNPASGEIVWSGSAAQPSQVDQAISAARKAQPEWAARTLEDRIKLVRKFAGQVEENADLLARTIAMETGKPLWESRTEAAAMKGKIEISIKAYNERTGTTENAMPGARAFIRHKPHGVVAVFGPYNFPGHLPNGHIVPALLAGNTIVFKPSELTPATAEETIKLWQQAGLPEGVLNMVQGEKETGMALAGHKGIDGLFFTGSSNTGRLIHQQFGGQPGKILALEMGGNNPLIITEVKDHKAAIHDAIQSAFITAGQRCTCSRRLFVPASEWGNNFIDQLVEAAGNIKVGQWNDEDQPFMGAVISEAAADGILQAQTSLQQLGGQSLLTSQKLKKGTGLLSPGIIDVTAIKELPDEEYFGPLLQVIRYNQLDEAIEQANNTRYGLSAGIFSDSRQDYEQFLHRSRAGIVNWNKPITGASSAAPFGGIGDSGNHRPSAYFAADYCAYPIASVEAESLSLPEKLAPGLKL
- a CDS encoding DUF1338 domain-containing protein; this translates as MTEAKTNTIKTLLEAMWQNYLELTPDARTIHNLFAAQNDGVVINDHIALRTYNLERVSLEKVARAFLDAGYVAGGDYEFPGRKLVAKHFQHPDDTLPKVFISELLVEALSIEAQQVIHSLVNQVTEASVLQDNFCFSGRPWTVSQQDYDLLLQESEYAAWVAALGYRPNHFTVSINHLQSHDDIHVLNQMLQDNGFILNESGGLVKGSPEVLLEQSSTMAGKVNVSFSDGDREIPGCFYEFAKRYPLPDGKLYQGFVAASADKIFESTDTRSTQ
- the astA gene encoding arginine N-succinyltransferase, which translates into the protein MMIIRPITEQDHDALWQIAQITGVGFSSLQPDPEMVQKKLEWTVNSFRAEKPLEEAYYLFVMEDTETGKVVGVCGIESAVGLKDPWYNYKVNTQVHASRELDVYTRIKTLTLCSDHTGHSELCTLFLTPEYRKSSNGHLLSKCRFLFMAAHEPRFDESVIAELRGFSDEEGESPFWEALGRQFFAVDFVEADRQVARGKSFIAELMPRNPIYSNLLPAKAQSVIGQTHEDTVPARKLLEGEGFRYTGYIDIFDGGPVLETQVKDIRAIRDSRRYRVKVHDHLDTDETVWLMANSHFREFRCMAGQLSFEGLEFVNISQKQAQALNVQDGDELRVVPLFNPQRSHR
- a CDS encoding arginine N-succinyltransferase, with the protein product MKFVRPVDYQDLSALETLASSARGSMTTLPANRDHLAELICKTRDSLSQDIEGAGEESYHFVLEDQETGEILGISGIIATIGLSAPFYNFRVDEEVHASETLQTINRMTVLKLCQDYTGYTSLCTLFISQEHDSWSNLQLLSRARLLFIAEHRDRFADRVLAEIQGVVDENNHSAFWNSLGTHFFPMAMSKANYLTGLEEKNFIADLMPRYPIYARLLPKQARAVIGEPRPDREPVFNILEREGFSYQGYVDIFDAGPTLEAGTDRLTTLRDSQTHQPDVSTTSAERETVDAQNNDYLVANTSARSFRCISTAFNPQAPTLTQKQTDLLQLSDGDPVRVAVSY